In the genome of Elephas maximus indicus isolate mEleMax1 chromosome 6, mEleMax1 primary haplotype, whole genome shotgun sequence, one region contains:
- the MOB4 gene encoding MOB-like protein phocein isoform X2 codes for MAGQAFRKFLPLFDRVLVERSAAETVTKGGIMLPEKSQGKVLQATVVAVGSGSKGKGGEIQPVSVKVGDKVLLPEYGGTKVVLDDKDYFLFRDGDILGKYVD; via the exons GCAGGACAGGCATTTAGGAAGTTTCTTCCCCTCTTTGACCGAGTATTGGTGGAAAGGAGTGCAGCTGAAACTGTAACCAAAGGAGGCATTATGCTTCCAGAAAAGTCTCAAGGAAAAGTACTGCAAGCAACAGTAGTAGCTGTTGGATCCGGATCTAAAGGAAAG GGTGGAGAAATTCAGCCAGTTAGCGTGAAAGTTGGAGATAAAGTTCTTCTCCCAGAATATGGAGGCACCAAAGTAGTTCTGGATGACAAG gattaTTTCTTATTTAGAGATGGTGACATCCTTGGGAAGTATGTAGATTGA